A genome region from Cucurbita pepo subsp. pepo cultivar mu-cu-16 chromosome LG02, ASM280686v2, whole genome shotgun sequence includes the following:
- the LOC111788125 gene encoding uncharacterized protein LOC111788125 yields the protein MAKFNCFSVRSGKKKKAKDGLESQMPAELNSLTKTLQVSIHHTEESFQDGEAKSSTMDVAILYPSENNSKLDVKETNNENPVGGGGAVEAAYEGEDERDDNSIKRNLSDFDLAAQDTCGEEFEFRFSTSLEKQFDNTVVEGGEGADAIQTGHVSDPGIGKAVCWASPKLKRSCSNLETRDVLRDLSHQMPPSKSQSFEKLQELADKMWNYVEPGSPESIMTHRSADKVMLKKRSSSQILPSRSRRLWWKLFLWSHRNLQKPWTTKAAAPTSSAFNQQGGYCSDNLEPNRAVGKSMMESPGSFAEETWTNDPSNSKVEDQNQESLCNGVSGLWPQNQWVAFSAESSSLRRVDEWVKDLQIEPRLSIDYIRDDNDEDTFSPPCPERTASHTARRGEPNLTEEILHANSVIQSLNSSSTVAHISGIGLKAIPTISHLSGLRSVNLSGNLIVHINSGSLPKGLHTLNLSRNKISAIEGLKELTRLRILDLSYNRISRIGHGLSNCAIIKELHLAGNKISDVEGLHRLLKLTVLDLSFNKISTTKALGQLVANYNSLQALNLLGNPIQSNMSDEQLRKAVIGLLPNLVYLNKQAIKAQRAREAATDSIAKAALGGNSSWNSRRRSSRKTSQMIASSSLSGRRSSTASVAAHKGRHRSKAPTPRPSSLGLASSR from the exons ATGGCAAAATTCAATTGCTTCTCCGTTCGAtcagggaagaagaagaaagccaAG GATGGTTTAGAATCGCAAATGCCTGCTGAATTGAATAGTTTGACGAAGACCTTGCAAGTCAGTATCCATCACACTGAGGAATCTTTTCAAGATGGAGAAGCGAAGTCATCGACCATGGACGTTGCAATTCTGTACCCATCTGAGAATAATTCTAAGCTGGATGTTAAGGAAACGAACAATGAGAATCCTgtaggaggaggaggagcagTAGAAGCTGCATATGAAGGGGAAGATGAGCGTGACGACAACTCCATCAAGAGGAACCTTTCTGACTTTGATCTCGCTGCTCAAGACACCTGTGGAGAAGAATTCGAGTTTCGATTTTCTACTTCGTTGGAAAAACAATTTGATAATACCGTCGTTGAAGGTGGAGAAGGGGCTGATGCGATCCAAACTGGACATGTTAGTGATCCTGGAATTGGTAAGGCAGTATGTTGGGCATCACCTAAACTTAAACGCTCCTGCTCTAATCTGGAAACCAGGGATGTGCTTAGAGATCTATCTCATCAGATGCCCCCTTCAAAATCTCAGTCTTTTGAGAAACTGCAAGAATTGGCTGACAAAATGTGGAACTATGTCGAACCGGGCAGTCCGGAATCTATTATGACCCATCGCAGTGCTGATAAAGTGATGTTGAAGAAGCGTTCTTCGAGCCAGATTCTGCCTTCCAGAAGTCGAAGGTTGTGGTGGAAGTTGTTCCTGTGGAGCCATAGAAACCTGCAAAAGCCGTGGACTACCAAGGCTGCTGCTCCTACTAGCTCTGCTTTCAACCAGCAAGGCGGGTATTGTTCGGATAATCTCGAGCCGAACAGAGCTGTGGGGAAAAGTATGATGGAATCGCCTGGATCATTTGCAGAGGAAACCTGGACCAATGACCCGAGTAACAGTAAAGTTGAGGATCAGAATCAGGAGAGCTTGTGTAATGGAGTCTCTGGCTTGTGGCCACAAAACCAGTGGGTTGCATTTTCAGCAGAATCATCTTCCCTAAGAAGAGTGGATGAGTGGGTAAAGGATCTTCAAATTGAGCCACGTCTTTCGATCGACTACATTAGAGATGACAACGATGAAGATACTTTCTCCCCGCCATGTCCCGAGAGAACTGCAAGTCACACAGCTCGACGTGGGGAACCCAATCTTACAGAAGAGATTTTGCACGCGAATAGCGTCATCCAATCTCTGAATTCTTCCTCGACCGTGGCTCACATCTCTGGTATTGGCTTAAAAGCCATACCCACAATCTCACACCTATCCGGTCTTAGATCTGTCAATTTGTCCGGCAACCTCATAG TTCACATCAACTCTGGATCACTGCCCAAGGGGCTGCACACTCTTAACTTGTCCAGGAACAAGATCAGCGCCATTGAAGGACTCAAAGAATTAACACGTCTTCGAATCCTCGACCTGAGTTACAATCGCATTTCTCGCATAGGACATG GGCTGTCAAATTGTGCGATTATCAAGGAACTTCATCTCGCTGGCAACAAGATTAGTGATGTCGAGGGACTACATCGACTCTTGAAGCTCACTGTACTCGACCTGAGCTTCAACAAGATTTCAACAACCAAAGCTCTGGGCCAACTTGTAGCCAACTATAACTCTCTTCAAGCTCTTAATCTGTTGGGAAATCCAATTCAAAGCAACATGAGTGATGAGCAGCTTCGCAAGGCCGTTATTGGCCTTCTTCCAAACCTTGTTTATCTAAACAAGCAGGCCATCAAAGCACAGAGAGCTCGAGAAGCAGCGACCGATAGCATTGCTAAAGCAGCACTAGGAGGGAACAGTAGTTGGAATTCTCGCAGAAGATCATCAAGGAAAACAAGCCAGATGATTGCATCGTCTTCTCTCAGTGGGCGGAGGAGCAGCACTGCAAGTGTTGCTGCACACAAAGGCAGGCACAGATCAAAAGCGCCAACCCCACGCCCTTCTTCTCTGGGGTTGGCTTCATCTCGTTAA